The DNA window GGTAAAAGACTTCCGCCGGCGATAGCACGGGCAAGCCGACCGTCTGGCGGTTGGCGCAAGGGTCGCCAGCAGCGTGACGGCTTACTTGAGAACCCCGCAGGTTGGGGATCCTGCCCGACCAGTTCGACTGCGGCAGCGCGGAAACGATACGACGACGGGGGCGCACCACACGTCCGCTTGCGACGCCAGACTACTGCGTTCCAGCAATCGTGAACGGGCAGGAGTCCCCGTCCTGCAGAAATCCAGGACGCGGGACCAAACTCCCCGCCGGTCTACTTCCGCTGCAGGACCGTACGGGCGGCGGCGATCGTTTCGTCGATATCGGCTTCCGTATGTTTGGCCGAAAGAAACAGGGCTTCGTACTGGCTGCACGGCATGTACGAGCCGTGCTCGATCAGCCCCCAGAAATACTGGGCGAAGCGCTCGGTGTCGCAGCGACTGGCCGTATCCCAGTCCAACACCGGATCGGGATTGAAGAAGAGCGTCATCATGCTGCCGACACGGTGCATCGTATGGGGGACTTCCGCTTCGGCCGCCGCCGCCTGCAGACCACGGGCCAGCCGGGCGCCGAGGGCTTCCAGCTTTTCATAAGGCGGGTCGTCGCGCAGCAGCTGCAGCGTGGCGATGCCGCTGGCGGTGGCGATCGGATTGCCGCTGAGCGTGCCGGCCTGGAAAACTTTTCCCGCCGGCAGAATGTGGTCCATGATTTCAGCCTTGCCGGCGACCGCGCCGATCGGCATGCCGCCGCCGACAATTTTCCCCAGCGTCGTCAGGTCGGGGGTGATCTTCTGCAGGGACTGGGCGCCGCCATGGGCGACACGAAAGCCCGTCATCACTTCGTCGTAAATGAGCAGCGCGCCGTGTTCCGTCGTGAGTCGGCGGAGGGCGGCAAGGAAGTCCGGCTGGCCGCTGACACAGCCCATGTTCCCCACAATCGGTTCAAAAATC is part of the Lignipirellula cremea genome and encodes:
- the hemL gene encoding glutamate-1-semialdehyde 2,1-aminomutase, producing the protein MKHQRSHEIYARAKQLMPGGVNSAARAFGAVGGEPIVMARGEGAYLFDVDGNRYIDYIGSWGPMILGHAHPQVLDAVREALGRGTSFGAPTEAENTLAELIIDAVPSVEKVRLVNSGTEATMSAIRLARGYTGRDLIIKFAGNYHGHVDSLLVAAGSAAATLAVPDSPGVTAGVSRDTIVLRYNDVAGLEAAFAQHGSNLACVIFEPIVGNMGCVSGQPDFLAALRRLTTEHGALLIYDEVMTGFRVAHGGAQSLQKITPDLTTLGKIVGGGMPIGAVAGKAEIMDHILPAGKVFQAGTLSGNPIATASGIATLQLLRDDPPYEKLEALGARLARGLQAAAAEAEVPHTMHRVGSMMTLFFNPDPVLDWDTASRCDTERFAQYFWGLIEHGSYMPCSQYEALFLSAKHTEADIDETIAAARTVLQRK